The following are encoded together in the Streptomyces sp. NBC_00341 genome:
- a CDS encoding copper homeostasis protein CutC, whose product MSNRAVLEVIALDAEDAVAAQAGGADRLELVTDMAADGLTPSCATFAAIRAAVDIPLRVMLRVADGFAAGDIEVLVRKARELRAEGADEFVFGFLDEGGRPDLVAVERIIAELDGCHWTFHRAIDRATDRDALRKSLADLPGLDTYLTAGSAAGVDDGIPTLLVEAARKGEPGYEPQILVGGGLRLDHLPELLDAGIDAVHIGGAARPGGWAGPVDAAAVREWRAVLDA is encoded by the coding sequence ATGAGCAACCGTGCAGTCCTGGAGGTGATCGCTCTCGACGCGGAGGACGCGGTCGCTGCCCAGGCGGGTGGTGCGGACCGGCTTGAGCTGGTCACCGACATGGCGGCGGACGGCCTCACCCCGTCCTGTGCGACCTTCGCGGCGATCCGTGCCGCGGTGGACATCCCCCTGCGGGTGATGCTCAGAGTGGCGGACGGCTTCGCGGCCGGTGACATCGAGGTACTCGTACGCAAGGCGCGCGAGCTGCGGGCGGAGGGCGCGGACGAGTTCGTGTTCGGCTTCCTGGACGAGGGGGGCCGCCCGGACCTCGTCGCGGTCGAGCGGATCATCGCGGAACTCGACGGCTGCCACTGGACGTTCCACCGCGCGATCGACCGCGCCACCGACCGGGACGCCCTGCGCAAGTCGCTCGCGGACCTGCCGGGTCTTGACACGTACCTCACCGCGGGATCGGCCGCCGGGGTGGACGACGGCATCCCGACACTGCTGGTCGAGGCCGCGCGCAAGGGGGAGCCGGGGTACGAACCGCAGATCCTTGTCGGCGGCGGACTGCGCCTCGACCACCTGCCGGAACTGCTGGACGCGGGGATCGACGCGGTCCACATCGGCGGGGCGGCGCGGCCGGGCGGCTGGGCGGGCCCGGTGGACGCGGCGGCGGTACGGGAGTGGCGGGCGGTGCTGGACGCGTAG
- a CDS encoding LamB/YcsF family protein — protein MDLNADLGEGFGRWSLTDDEALLTCVTSANVACGFHAGDPSVMRRVCDTAAARGVRIGAQVSYRDLAGFGRRSMDVPADELAAEVAYQIGALRVFAEAAGTTVSYVKPHGALYNRAVHDDEQAGAVIEGVRLAGGSPAVLGLPGSRLLVRAQEAGLTAVEEAFADRAYTPRGTLVPRTEPDAVVHDADEVVRRSVGIAVDRSVLAADGGRIAVAARSLCVHGDTPGAAAIARRVRAALEEAGVVVRAFA, from the coding sequence ATGGACCTCAACGCGGACCTCGGTGAGGGGTTCGGGCGCTGGTCGCTCACCGATGACGAGGCACTCCTCACGTGCGTGACCAGCGCCAACGTGGCGTGCGGCTTCCACGCGGGGGACCCCTCCGTGATGCGCCGGGTCTGCGACACGGCGGCCGCCCGCGGCGTGCGGATCGGCGCCCAGGTCTCGTACCGCGACCTGGCGGGGTTCGGGCGCCGCTCCATGGATGTCCCGGCCGATGAGCTGGCCGCCGAAGTGGCGTACCAGATCGGCGCGTTGCGGGTGTTCGCGGAGGCTGCCGGGACCACCGTCTCGTACGTCAAACCGCACGGCGCCCTCTACAACCGCGCGGTCCACGACGACGAGCAGGCGGGCGCGGTGATCGAGGGCGTCCGGCTGGCGGGCGGCAGCCCGGCCGTCCTCGGGCTGCCCGGCTCCCGGCTGCTGGTCCGGGCCCAGGAGGCGGGTCTCACGGCGGTCGAGGAGGCCTTCGCGGACCGCGCCTACACCCCGCGGGGCACGCTCGTCCCGCGCACCGAGCCGGACGCGGTCGTGCACGACGCGGACGAGGTGGTGCGCCGGAGCGTCGGGATCGCGGTGGACCGGAGCGTACTCGCGGCCGACGGCGGCCGGATCGCGGTCGCGGCGCGGTCCCTGTGCGTCCACGGCGACACCCCCGGAGCGGCGGCGATCGCCCGGCGGGTCCGGGCCGCGCTGGAAGAGGCGGGCGTCGTGGTGCGGGCGTTCGCATGA
- a CDS encoding GNAT family N-acetyltransferase: protein MGFTLEGPVLEGARVRLEPLEHRHAEDLLRAAREDRSSYRFTWVPGSPAEAEDYVDAQLARAASGRLVPYAQVDRESGRAVGATAYWEPRYWLGEDTLSAIEVGFTWLGASAQGTGTNTEAKYLLFRHAFEVWGVARVDLKTDARNSRSRAAIERVGARFEGVLRNWSRSWAPGEDGRLRDSAIFSITADDWPDVRAGLEERLARGPGEGRPEARLPVGS from the coding sequence ATGGGTTTCACGCTGGAGGGGCCGGTCCTGGAGGGTGCACGGGTGCGTCTGGAGCCGTTGGAGCACCGGCATGCGGAGGACCTCCTGCGGGCCGCGCGGGAGGACCGGAGCTCCTACCGCTTCACCTGGGTGCCCGGAAGTCCTGCGGAGGCCGAGGACTACGTGGACGCGCAGCTCGCCCGTGCCGCGTCCGGGAGGCTGGTCCCGTACGCGCAGGTGGACCGGGAGTCCGGGCGGGCGGTCGGGGCCACCGCGTACTGGGAGCCCCGGTACTGGCTGGGCGAGGACACGCTGAGCGCGATCGAGGTCGGGTTCACCTGGCTCGGCGCCTCCGCCCAGGGCACGGGGACGAACACCGAGGCCAAGTACCTGCTGTTCCGGCACGCGTTCGAGGTGTGGGGCGTGGCGCGGGTCGACCTGAAGACCGATGCCCGCAACAGCCGTTCGCGGGCCGCGATCGAGCGGGTGGGCGCCCGGTTCGAGGGCGTGCTGCGGAACTGGTCCCGGTCGTGGGCGCCGGGCGAGGACGGGCGGCTGCGGGACTCCGCGATCTTCTCCATCACGGCCGACGACTGGCCGGACGTCCGGGCGGGGCTCGAAGAGCGGCTCGCACGCGGACCCGGCGAAGGGCGGCCGGAGGCCCGGCTCCCCGTAGGGAGCTGA
- a CDS encoding heavy metal translocating P-type ATPase, with amino-acid sequence MSAQTAATTGTTGTGAAEVELAIGGMTCASCAARIEKKLNRMDGVEATVNYATEKARVSYRGEDVSVQDLIATVEKTGYSAQEPAPPVRGAASSGETDAAEEADELRPLRQRLITAVLLAVPVIAMSMIPALQFDNWQWLSLTLAAPVVTYAGLPFHRAAWTNARHGAATMDTLVSVGTSAAFLWSLWALFFGTAGMTGMTHPFELTIGRSDGAGNIYLEAAAGVTAFILAGRYFEARSKRKAGAALKALLELGAKEVTVLRDGREVTVDTADLRAGDRFLVRPGEKIATDGTVVEGNSAVDASMLTGESVPVEVGVGDPVTGATLNAGGRLVVEATRIGADTQLARMAKLVEDAQNGKAAAQRLADRISAVFVPVVILLALGTLGFWLATGSGLTAAFTAAVAVLIIACPCALGLATPTALMVGTGRGAQLGILIKGPEVLETTRRVDTIVLDKTGTVTTGRMTLQAVHTAPSTTETDVLRLAGALEHASEHPIAQAVATGAAERTTTPLPTPEDFVNVPGLGVQGVVEGHAVLVGREQLLAEWEIHLPVELARRKAEAEAAGRTAIAVAWDGEARAVLEVADAVKDTSAEAIVRLRALGLTPILLTGDNRAVAESVAAEVGIEKVYAEVMPEDKVDVVKRLQAEGRSVAMVGDGVNDAAALAQADLGLAMGTGTDAAIEAGDLTLVRGDLRAAADAIRLSRRTLGTIRTNLFWAFAYNVAALPLAAMGLLNPMIAGAAMAFSSVFVVGNSLRLRGFRAGA; translated from the coding sequence GTGTCCGCGCAGACCGCAGCCACCACCGGCACCACCGGTACCGGCGCCGCAGAGGTCGAGCTCGCCATCGGCGGCATGACCTGCGCCTCGTGCGCGGCCCGTATCGAGAAGAAGCTCAACCGGATGGACGGGGTCGAGGCCACCGTCAACTACGCCACCGAGAAGGCCCGGGTCAGCTACCGGGGCGAGGACGTCTCCGTACAGGACCTGATCGCCACCGTCGAGAAGACCGGCTACAGCGCGCAGGAGCCCGCTCCCCCGGTGCGCGGCGCGGCCTCGTCCGGCGAAACGGACGCGGCGGAGGAGGCCGACGAGCTCCGCCCGCTGCGGCAGCGGCTGATCACAGCGGTGCTGCTCGCGGTGCCGGTGATCGCGATGTCGATGATCCCGGCGCTCCAGTTCGACAACTGGCAGTGGCTGTCCCTGACCCTCGCCGCGCCCGTCGTCACGTACGCGGGCCTGCCCTTCCACCGCGCCGCGTGGACCAACGCGCGGCACGGCGCGGCCACCATGGACACACTGGTCTCGGTCGGCACCTCCGCCGCGTTCCTGTGGTCGCTGTGGGCGCTCTTCTTCGGCACCGCCGGGATGACCGGCATGACGCACCCCTTCGAGCTGACCATCGGCCGCAGCGACGGCGCCGGGAACATCTACCTCGAAGCCGCCGCCGGAGTCACCGCGTTCATCCTGGCCGGGCGCTACTTCGAGGCCCGCTCCAAGCGGAAGGCGGGCGCGGCGCTGAAGGCCCTGCTCGAACTGGGCGCCAAGGAGGTCACCGTCCTGCGCGACGGCCGCGAGGTCACCGTGGACACGGCGGATCTGCGGGCAGGGGACCGTTTCCTCGTCCGGCCCGGCGAGAAGATCGCCACCGACGGCACCGTCGTCGAGGGCAACTCGGCGGTCGACGCCTCCATGCTCACCGGTGAGTCGGTCCCCGTCGAGGTAGGCGTGGGCGACCCGGTGACCGGTGCCACGCTCAACGCGGGCGGCCGGCTCGTCGTCGAGGCGACCCGGATCGGCGCCGACACCCAGCTGGCCCGGATGGCGAAGCTGGTCGAGGACGCGCAGAACGGCAAGGCGGCCGCCCAGCGCCTGGCCGACCGGATCTCCGCCGTGTTCGTCCCCGTCGTGATCCTGCTCGCGCTCGGCACGCTCGGCTTCTGGCTCGCCACCGGCTCGGGCCTGACGGCCGCTTTCACCGCCGCCGTCGCCGTACTGATCATCGCCTGCCCCTGCGCCCTCGGCCTCGCGACCCCCACCGCCCTCATGGTCGGCACCGGACGCGGCGCCCAGCTCGGCATCCTCATCAAGGGCCCCGAAGTCCTGGAGACCACCCGCCGCGTCGACACCATCGTCCTCGACAAGACCGGCACCGTCACCACCGGAAGAATGACCCTCCAGGCCGTCCACACCGCCCCCTCCACCACGGAAACCGACGTCCTGCGCCTCGCCGGAGCACTGGAACACGCCTCCGAACACCCCATCGCCCAGGCCGTCGCCACCGGAGCCGCCGAACGCACCACCACTCCGCTCCCCACCCCCGAGGACTTCGTCAACGTCCCGGGCCTCGGCGTCCAGGGCGTCGTCGAGGGACACGCCGTCCTCGTCGGCCGCGAGCAGTTGCTGGCCGAGTGGGAGATCCACCTCCCCGTGGAGCTGGCGCGCCGCAAGGCCGAGGCGGAGGCGGCGGGCCGCACGGCGATCGCGGTCGCCTGGGACGGCGAGGCGCGGGCGGTCCTGGAGGTGGCCGACGCGGTGAAGGACACCAGCGCGGAGGCGATCGTCAGGCTCCGGGCACTCGGTCTGACGCCGATCCTGCTGACCGGTGACAACCGGGCGGTGGCGGAGTCGGTCGCGGCCGAGGTCGGCATCGAGAAGGTGTACGCGGAGGTCATGCCGGAGGACAAGGTCGACGTCGTCAAGCGCCTCCAGGCGGAGGGCCGTTCGGTCGCGATGGTCGGTGACGGTGTGAACGACGCGGCCGCCCTCGCCCAGGCCGATCTGGGCCTCGCGATGGGCACCGGCACCGACGCGGCGATCGAGGCCGGTGACCTGACCCTGGTCCGGGGCGACCTGCGGGCCGCCGCCGACGCGATCCGGCTGTCGCGCAGGACACTGGGCACCATCCGGACGAACCTGTTCTGGGCCTTCGCCTACAACGTGGCGGCGCTGCCGCTGGCCGCGATGGGTCTGCTGAACCCGATGATCGCGGGTGCGGCGATGGCGTTCTCCTCGGTGTTCGTGGTGGGCAACTCACTGCGGCTGCGGGGGTTCCGGGCCGGGGCGTAG
- a CDS encoding Cmx/CmrA family chloramphenicol efflux MFS transporter, which translates to MPLAVYILGLSVFALGTSEFMLSGLLPPIADDMNVSIPRAGLLISAFAIGMVVGAPLLAVATLRLPRRTTLIALISVFGLGQVAGALAPTYEILFASRVLSAFACAGFWAVGAAVAIAMVRVNQRARAMAVMIGGLSIANVLGVPLGAFLGENLGWRSAFWAVGVASAIALVGVATLIPRIPVPEEKPQLKREVGIYRDRQVWLSITITALAAGGVFCAFSYLAPLLTDVAGLDSGWVPAVLALFGVGALIGTTIGGRVADAHLFGVLLSGITASTVFLAALALFASNQVAVIVLSFLLGLSAFYTAPALNARMFNVAGAAPTLAGATTTAAFNSGNTGGPWLGGAVIDADFGFAATAWAGAAMTVLALVAVVVSLRLQRGRGSSSRLVASAPAAVPKQSQPQDAVEVCAPSTNG; encoded by the coding sequence ATGCCCCTGGCCGTATACATACTCGGCCTCTCCGTCTTCGCACTCGGCACCAGCGAGTTCATGCTCTCCGGACTGCTGCCGCCCATCGCGGACGACATGAACGTGTCGATCCCGCGTGCCGGACTCCTCATATCCGCGTTCGCGATCGGCATGGTGGTGGGCGCCCCGCTGCTCGCTGTGGCCACCCTGCGACTGCCCCGCCGCACCACGCTCATCGCGCTGATCTCGGTCTTCGGGCTCGGCCAGGTCGCGGGCGCTCTCGCGCCGACGTACGAGATCCTCTTCGCGTCCCGGGTGCTCAGCGCCTTCGCGTGCGCCGGGTTCTGGGCCGTGGGCGCCGCCGTCGCCATCGCGATGGTCCGGGTGAACCAGCGGGCGCGCGCCATGGCCGTGATGATCGGCGGGCTGTCCATCGCCAACGTGCTCGGGGTGCCGCTGGGCGCCTTCCTCGGGGAGAACCTCGGCTGGCGCTCCGCGTTCTGGGCGGTCGGGGTGGCCTCCGCGATCGCCCTCGTCGGGGTGGCGACGCTGATTCCCCGTATCCCCGTACCGGAGGAGAAGCCGCAGCTGAAGCGGGAAGTGGGCATCTACCGCGACCGGCAGGTGTGGCTGTCCATCACGATCACCGCGCTCGCGGCGGGCGGGGTGTTCTGCGCGTTCAGCTATCTCGCGCCGCTGCTGACGGACGTCGCCGGTCTCGACTCCGGCTGGGTCCCGGCCGTCCTCGCGCTGTTCGGGGTCGGCGCGCTGATCGGTACGACGATCGGCGGCCGGGTCGCGGACGCGCACCTCTTCGGGGTGCTGCTGAGCGGTATCACGGCCTCCACGGTCTTCCTGGCCGCGCTGGCGCTGTTCGCCTCCAACCAGGTCGCCGTGATCGTGCTCTCGTTCCTGCTGGGCCTGTCGGCGTTCTACACGGCCCCGGCGCTGAACGCCCGGATGTTCAACGTCGCGGGCGCCGCCCCGACGCTGGCCGGTGCGACGACCACCGCCGCGTTCAACAGCGGCAACACCGGTGGCCCGTGGCTCGGCGGCGCGGTGATCGACGCGGACTTCGGGTTCGCGGCGACCGCGTGGGCCGGTGCCGCGATGACCGTGCTGGCGCTGGTGGCGGTCGTGGTCTCGCTGCGGCTGCAGCGCGGCCGGGGCTCGTCGTCGCGGCTGGTGGCGAGCGCCCCGGCAGCCGTGCCGAAGCAGTCGCAGCCGCAGGACGCGGTGGAGGTATGCGCCCCCTCGACGAACGGCTGA
- the pxpB gene encoding 5-oxoprolinase subunit PxpB, with protein sequence MSTPTPDGASRGPGPVVLAVGTDALLIELGSGEETEAFHAEVLRRRSAGELPGVREVVPGARTVLLDGIARETAGLARELACWPVPPPLRATGPAVEIPVVYDGPDLDDVARAWGVAAAEVAALHSGTEFRVAFCGFAPGFGYLTGLPDHLHLPRRATPRTRVPAGAVALAGPYTGVYPRPSPGGWQLIGRTPDPAALWDPDREPPALLVPGARVRFVEAGTGTGMDKGAGSGSASGAQA encoded by the coding sequence ATGAGCACGCCGACGCCGGACGGGGCGAGCCGGGGGCCGGGGCCGGTCGTGCTGGCCGTCGGAACGGACGCGCTGCTGATCGAGCTGGGCTCCGGCGAGGAGACGGAGGCCTTCCACGCGGAGGTGCTGCGCCGCCGCTCGGCCGGTGAACTGCCCGGCGTACGCGAGGTCGTGCCCGGTGCGCGGACGGTTCTGCTGGACGGGATCGCGCGGGAGACGGCCGGGCTCGCCCGTGAGCTGGCGTGCTGGCCGGTACCGCCGCCGCTGCGGGCCACAGGGCCCGCGGTGGAGATCCCGGTCGTGTACGACGGCCCGGACCTGGACGACGTGGCGCGGGCGTGGGGCGTCGCCGCCGCCGAGGTGGCCGCCCTCCACTCCGGGACGGAATTCCGGGTCGCCTTCTGCGGGTTCGCCCCGGGCTTCGGCTATCTGACGGGCCTGCCGGACCACCTCCACCTGCCGCGCAGGGCGACTCCGCGGACCAGGGTCCCGGCCGGTGCGGTGGCCCTGGCGGGCCCGTACACGGGGGTGTACCCGCGCCCGTCCCCCGGCGGCTGGCAGCTGATCGGCCGGACGCCGGACCCGGCCGCCCTGTGGGACCCGGACCGCGAACCACCCGCACTGCTGGTGCCCGGGGCACGGGTCCGCTTCGTCGAGGCCGGTACGGGTACGGGTATGGATAAGGGTGCGGGATCGGGTTCGGCTTCGGGGGCGCAGGCGTGA
- a CDS encoding biotin-dependent carboxyltransferase family protein: MSAGIEVVRAGALTTVQDEGRFGHAHLGVGRAGALDAPSARLANRLAGNPVGAALLETTVTGCAVRPDRTVRAVVGGAPCRVTVDGRPVAWGAAVHVPAGAVLDAGPAAHGLRSYLAFAGGLEPQPVLGSRSADLLSGLGPDPLSDGDVLPLGPPPPAGPPATAAVPWPGVPAELVLPVLLGPRHTWFTADALRTLTTAAYRVSAQSNRIGLRTEGPELARARQGELPSEGMVLGAIQIPPDGRPVMFLNDHPTTGGYPVVGVVPESALAGAARVAPGTVVRFVRTAR, translated from the coding sequence GTGAGCGCCGGGATCGAGGTCGTGCGCGCCGGGGCGCTGACCACCGTGCAGGACGAGGGGCGCTTCGGCCACGCGCACCTGGGGGTGGGCCGGGCGGGCGCCCTGGACGCGCCGTCAGCCCGGCTCGCCAACCGGCTGGCCGGCAACCCCGTCGGCGCGGCGCTGCTGGAGACGACCGTCACCGGCTGCGCGGTCCGCCCGGACCGCACGGTGCGGGCGGTCGTCGGCGGTGCGCCCTGCCGGGTGACGGTGGACGGGCGGCCGGTGGCGTGGGGCGCGGCGGTCCACGTACCGGCGGGCGCGGTGCTTGACGCCGGTCCCGCCGCGCACGGACTGCGCTCCTACCTGGCGTTCGCGGGCGGCCTGGAACCGCAGCCGGTGCTCGGCAGCCGGTCCGCCGACCTGCTCTCCGGCCTCGGCCCGGACCCCCTGAGCGACGGCGACGTGCTGCCGCTGGGCCCGCCCCCGCCGGCCGGCCCCCCGGCGACGGCGGCCGTTCCGTGGCCGGGGGTGCCCGCCGAACTCGTGCTCCCGGTGCTCCTCGGCCCCCGCCACACCTGGTTCACGGCCGACGCCCTGCGCACGCTCACCACCGCCGCGTACCGCGTCTCGGCGCAGAGCAACCGGATCGGCCTGCGCACCGAGGGGCCCGAGCTGGCCCGTGCCCGGCAGGGCGAACTGCCCAGCGAGGGCATGGTTCTGGGTGCGATCCAGATCCCGCCGGACGGCCGCCCGGTGATGTTCCTGAACGACCATCCGACGACGGGCGGTTACCCCGTGGTGGGTGTCGTCCCGGAATCCGCACTGGCCGGGGCGGCGCGGGTGGCGCCGGGGACGGTGGTGCGGTTCGTGCGCACGGCGAGGTGA
- a CDS encoding DUF4031 domain-containing protein: MTVYIDPPDWPGHGRFWSHLVSDDSFDELHAFAASIGCPARAFERDHYDVPDARYEDAVRAGARQIGSKELVRRITEAGLRRPKGRELPGR; this comes from the coding sequence GTGACCGTCTACATCGATCCGCCGGACTGGCCGGGCCACGGACGGTTCTGGTCGCACCTGGTCAGCGACGACTCGTTCGACGAGCTGCACGCGTTCGCGGCGTCCATCGGCTGCCCGGCGCGGGCCTTCGAGCGGGACCACTACGACGTGCCGGACGCCCGGTACGAGGACGCCGTACGGGCCGGGGCCCGGCAGATCGGCTCCAAGGAGCTGGTCCGCCGGATCACGGAGGCGGGCCTGCGCCGCCCGAAGGGGCGCGAGCTGCCGGGCCGGTAG
- a CDS encoding maleylpyruvate isomerase family mycothiol-dependent enzyme encodes MADERDPELPGLLLRTERDAFIPLLRSAEASDFALRTACPGWTVRHVLAHCGSVLNRVVESRFEPDVFSPECNDRDIAERAGWTDAEVVDELERGMAEAGTAIAKAGGVLDGVALGEWIHAGDVREAWGLDGAYRGPGLTHALRLLAPFARHRKTPLLVARLEDSGEELTIGTEHEGRAPGRYRGDGATLIRLFANRPLVGTRYELEGVKENELFVF; translated from the coding sequence ATGGCTGACGAACGTGATCCCGAACTGCCCGGTCTCCTCCTGCGCACCGAGCGAGACGCCTTCATCCCGCTGCTGCGGTCCGCGGAGGCGAGCGATTTCGCCCTGCGCACCGCGTGCCCCGGCTGGACGGTGCGGCATGTCCTCGCGCACTGCGGTTCCGTGCTGAACCGGGTGGTGGAGAGCCGCTTCGAACCCGACGTGTTCAGCCCCGAGTGCAACGACCGAGACATCGCGGAGCGGGCCGGCTGGACGGACGCGGAGGTGGTGGACGAGCTGGAGCGGGGGATGGCCGAGGCCGGTACCGCGATCGCCAAGGCGGGCGGGGTGCTGGACGGGGTGGCGCTGGGGGAGTGGATCCACGCCGGGGACGTACGCGAGGCGTGGGGGCTCGACGGGGCGTACCGGGGCCCGGGGCTGACGCACGCGCTCCGGCTGCTGGCCCCGTTCGCCCGGCACCGGAAGACGCCGCTGCTGGTCGCGCGGCTGGAGGACAGCGGCGAGGAGCTGACCATCGGCACCGAGCACGAGGGCCGGGCGCCCGGCCGCTACCGGGGGGACGGGGCGACGCTGATCCGGCTGTTCGCGAACCGGCCGCTGGTGGGGACGCGGTACGAGCTGGAGGGCGTGAAGGAGAACGAACTGTTCGTGTTCTGA